The Oryzias latipes chromosome 8, ASM223467v1 genomic interval GAAGCCGAACATTTTTGATAGTGGAATCAACTTTTACAGTTCCAATTTGTTGCCAAGTCAAAGGCCTGTTTGCTATTTTAAAGATCCCATGACATCTAGATTATTATAAATGACTCTGTTGTGACCCGGAGCCTCCATTACTGCACTGTATGCAGCAAGTTTGCTGAGAGAATGAGATCATCGTCCTCCCTTTCCACTTTACAGCCTGTTCAGTCaggaacaataaaaacagattgaaaggatccacttcctgttttttgatCCAGCTACATTTAATTGTTTCTATTGACCCATTGTGATAGGATACTGTATATAAAATGattgttcttttattattttaagtcCTTCAGTTTAACTTGATATCTGAGTTTTAATTTACTTATATTTAACATCTTAACCATGTtgatggacttttattttggtaattaTTTGATATCTGCAGCTTGTAAAGAATGCGTTGAAAGTAAGTGGTCTCTGAATATATCCCTTTTTTGTAGAACACCGTTCATCCCTCCATGAACACAAGGTGCTTGGCATTAAAGACTTATGTAAATATAAATTGAAACTATGagtgataaaacaaaaaaaagacgacTATAACATGGTAAGAAACGCTCTGGTTAAAAGGCTGAGAAAGCACTGATAATGAATGCACAAATCATAAACCATAAAAGCCATAAAATATACTGGTATTCAAGAAGCAGAATAATTTATcgaaatgtattatttaaaggCTAAATTCCTTAACTTAAATGCTCagatattttattgttaatgtCATGGTCCAGGAACTCCACTAATGATCAGAAACTGAAGAATTTTCAAAGTGaagcagcttttattctgaaatcatAATTTACGTGAATACAAAAAGATTgacctaaatttaaaaaacgcaCAAAGCCTAAATAAAAGACTGGTTTTTGAAGTAGAAATAAAAACCTctaataaaaattataaaccTTTTCACTAATGTTCAAATATCAAACAATAACATTGTAGAAAATCAGGACATTTCAGGTTATTGTCTGTCAATCTGAGGGACTTTCCAACAATAATCGGTCATAACTCAGTTTTTAACATGAGTTGAATTATATGAATCTgttctcatttaaaaacactgaaggtAAACAGCTTCAGTaactgttttaaacattttatcaagacttgaaaatttaaaaaaaaaaaaaactttccaaagaatGACTTCGATGGTCAaagtgaaaatatgtttttatatcaGGGTTGGTTTAAGAGGTTTTAggctaaatgttttaaaatacattaaaatgtttgAGTCTAAATGCAATATTTCCATGAATGAAAGATTATATTCatactgacaaaaacaaacaaaatgactacataattgttaaaaatgatGTAAGCCAACTTATGAACTCTGCCTTTGGTTACACTGGTTtggaaaataaacattcaaatcAGCATTTAGTGAACAATAGTATGGCCTTTGTAAAGCTACAAAGGCTTTAGTAGCTTCAGTTACCCAagaattaaaagataaaaagctcCACAGTGACACCTAATGTCCACTTTGACAATTAAAGGGGGCTTCCATCAAATGAATGGGACAAAAAACATCTTCAtgttaaaatgtgttcaaactAATGTGACCAGTGCAgccaccaaaaaataaataaataaaacataaacgtATAAATAATTCTTAATTCTTTATTCAACAGTTTAACATTTCCATAGTTGCCATCTTTACTCTGaccgtttttaaaaaaataatacagagTTGCCCACACAGCAATGctactgagcccgtgtcctgacattaagatataaaaatatatcttgttcccacagattaatatctcataattattgcgttcgcacgagttaatcgtttcgagggaacggaattgTATTTcatgcgaacgacataataacctgtgggaacaagatattaatctgtgggaacaagatatatttttatatcttaatgtcaggacacgggctcagtacAATGCAACTATGGACTAAGAACAAATTCaatgtgtgaaaaaaagaaaaagttggtaAAGAACACGCAGTGTCTCATAACATCTGCAGACCTGTCCCAGGCAGACCTGTCCCAGGCAGACCTGTCCCAGGCAGACCTGTCCCAGGCAGACCTGCCAGTTACACTAAGCATTGAAGTGTATAGATTTGATTATACAAACAGCTACATAGTTTCTGGGATGAATTAGAATGAATGACGGTAAAAATAAACCTGGAGTTTCTGCCATGTTTATACATCCACCCAAagcatttaatttaaatttaaagctcaaaataaaaagaactcaTCCTTAACTTCAGATATAACCTTTTTTACAACAATTACAAAGTAAAAGAGATACTTTTTTGTTGATGattattacagaaaaataaaagtttgatgcTTTATTGTGAACCTAATTATAACTACAAGTGAACCCGGTTTGCTTTGCCCAATTATAGTTCAAGTTATTTCTCAGAGAACGCTCCACTACAGTCATATCCAATTGGATTTAATTAACATAACTTTGACTCGTGCATTTTTTATAgatcaattttaaaatacattacaTTCTATCACTATAAAATCCTCTCAGGAAATAAAATTCAAGAAGTCAAAGTAAAATACgttttattgttaaaacaaaTACGAACAAGAAGCTCATCCACAAACAATTAGAAACAAACGAGGTCGTTCTTCTGCTACCACTGCGAACTGACGAAGCCCCACAGCTGGTCACTGATGTCGATGCGCGAGCGCGTGGAGGTGTCGATGTGAATGGGCGTGGCCAGCTCGGCACCATAATGAACTGTGACAGAGAACCCACAGACGTCAGAATCAAAAGAATAAAGATATTTGAGAGATTTCAACAGCAGTGAGTAAACATTCCCAACTGACTGCAGCAAAGAGAGAACAACCTGTGGCTTAATGCCATTATTACCTAATATATATAGGTGAATTGTATGTTTTAAGATAAATCCTGGTGTTTATGGTCATTTTGATGCCTGTAATGCTGGTGGTAATAGGCGTACctccttttaaaatgttgggCTGAGTGTCGTACTCCCACTTGATCTTGGTTACCAGGTAGTACAGCTGAGCCACGTGTCtggaaaacaggaacattaGAAACAGCTTTTATGTAAGGAATTCCCTGCTCCATGAACAAATACAGTTGTGAAAAATTAGCATTAGAATCAGGTCAAAGACAACAGAatagaaaacttttttaaactgagaCACAAAAGATGTTCCTTCAGGTTATGTAGAAGCCCCAATGGTGAGAATTTCAATGCGTTcttaattttttgttattttaaatcacCTTCTgtctctatttttattttcttcgtACTTCTTTTTTGGTTTGCATAGCAGCTGCACCTCCATGGCTCTAAATATTACATGTTTGTTCCTATAAATGCATATTCAGTTTTTCCACAGTTGTGTTTTGGGGTCtaaaagacaaacagacagacGCACAACAAAGCCCGTTAAATGCAGACTGGCTGTGTGACACTCACACTGCAGACGGGATGACCTCGGTCGTGTCTTCATCCACTTCATTCTGGAGAGTTTCCAGCTCGTTCTCGCTGCTTTTCAGACGCTCCAGCTCATTCTGCAGAAACCTGGAGGAACGTTAGGGGTTCTAATAGACGGGTGGATGTACAGCAGGAATTTAAAATAATCCTAACTTATCAGTGacgtaaaaaaatgaatgattgaAGGATACTGTATTTCTGAATCGCTCGTCTGGCTCTTAGCCGTGAGCTggctcagctgctcctccaggcTCCTCAGCTCCTGGTCCCTGAgatgcttctcctcctccatgtccagCAGCCTCTGACCGGCATCCTCCTCTATCTGAACAACATCTGGAGACAGGAGGAAGAAAAGTGACACGCTGCCATCTGAGAACACCAAACATCTGCATCATCCTTACCCTTCAAAATCTGCGTCACGATCCTTCTTGTTTCTGTGTGACGATCGAACAGAGCTTGGTGTTCCGCTTTCACCTGCCGCAGAGTCTCGGGCTGGCTGCTGTTGATGAAGGCGACCAGAGCCTCACCAGtctcctccaggtcctggaATTTGTGACCTTGTGCCATCCCAGGAAGCTACGAATCACACCGAGGATGAATGCTGTTCTGTGCAGCTTCTACAGCAGAGGAATAAGCTCAGCCTCTCCGGGAGGTTAAATAACTACCGAATTCCGCAAAAACAAGATGAAAAGAAGTTTCCCGTTTctaagctgttaaaaaaaaacatttaacgaGGATGCTTCGTTTAAATTGACACAGTTAATGTTTACTTTACTCAACTTTTAGCTGTAGTAAACACACTTGACTTACTAGACTTAGACGTTAACTTTCTTTGTTTATCTCgagctaaaaagaaaagttattatTCCAATCggttatatttataaaaacaaaactcactaaGGATATTAACACTTCTGGTCAACCAAAATTCGGtgctgatgataaaaaaaactgtgtatttcttaaatgaaaaactgtaaaaacaaaccGCTTGTTTTTCTTCCGCGATTCAAATTCAGACCCCCAGTGCCGCGCGCCCGTTCTTCTCTTCTTCTATGGTGGTTTCATCAAAGCAGCGCCTACACCGCCCCCTGCCGTTCTAGAGGGAAATTGCAATGCAGGGCGCGCGCTGCAACAACTTAAGAGTAAAATTCGTACTACAAAAATAATagcaaaagtcacagttttgaaaTTGTCAGAGTTGAAAATGAAATTGGGAAAAGTTTGCCAACAAAATCTCAATGGGGCTTTGggaaatttttatttcaaaactgttctCTGATCTCATTTAGTACCATGAATAATACTAAACAGTGTCTAAAATTGCAACTAAAAGTAAGGCAATGTGTCCTTGATGtatcttttttgttcttgttgcaACAATCCCTCCTGACTTACACTTTAAACCTGTTTATCATTGTTCCACATTTAGAATAACGTGGGTTTGTGGTGGACAGTGTGGGTAGCACATTCCCCAAACCTTCAGACACTCAGCTTCACTACTTCTCCACAATTGTATTTTTGAATTTGCTCGTTTCCGCCATTTAAGGTggaaacaaaaaatcttttcaaaagtaCAACTATTACAGAGAAATAtaggaacaaaaaaatattttacttttcatgaaATTTAAATGTGGAAACATGGAAAACCTCAAGCGTAAATCAACCATACATGTGGCTTCATTTCCCCCAAATGTAGGTCAAAGCCGTCTGCCTATAGGGAAAGTTTGACCTGTTTGCTAAACTGTAGTGAAGACGGTAGACGTGTGAGGCCACACAGGGTCACAGATTCACACAAACACTGTTTTGATGTGGTTTCCTTTTTATATTCTTGAAAAacgtggaaaaaaataaaaataaaatcacccaCATAAGGCAGGCGGGGGTTATTTTTAGCTGCATAGTGGTGTCAGAAAGTTTCCCGTGTTTCCAGAGGTAAAGACTAAATCGTTGTGGTTTGAACTCTGCAGATGTTTGCGTTTCCACAACAGGAAGAAGTGAAGGAAACAAACGTTTTTCTTGTTCCGTTTTATCAGAGGTATATGATCATTTTGTCTTTATGACACAACAGTTTCATTGAGTTAAAACTCCAAagggaaaaaacagcaaaacaaaaacatgaagcgGATGTTTCTAAAAGCTGGATGTGCGCAGACGTCTGAGTTCactctttgtgtttctgcttcagtttcttCTCCTGGGTTTTCCGTCTCTGCCGGCCCAGCTGTCTGAAGTACAGTCTTTTGGGGTTCAGGCCGTAAGCCTTCAGCCGCTGCCGACTGAACTCCCGCCCGCCGATCCTCACCCCCACGCCTGCAGACAGGAGGCGGCGGCCTGAGCGCTTCTGCTTCTTCCCGGACCATTTTGGCCTGTCAGTTCTGTTTCTCGCTTGGGTCGGTTGATCCGCCTCCTCTTGTGCTTCCgtctttatctttttcttaGGTATGaggatctcctcctcctcctcctctgcgcCGTCCTCTTCCTGCTGAAGGCTCTCCAACGCCTCCTTAGCAGAGTCGTCTTCTGCATTTCCGTGTTCTGCGTTCATCAGGCGATCTCTTCGCTTCTTCCCCACCTTCGTCTTGGCGTCCTCCGCATCTTCATCTTGTCTAAAAATGGATTTGAtacaaaaatagaataaatacaACAAGTGGGAAGGATTTTCACAAAAGTATAGCAAATTTGACTCACTCTGTATAAACTGAACTCAGGAtttccttcttctttctttcatttcctgCTTTGATTTTATAATTTTTCAAGTCGCTCAATTCCTCCTTTTCCGacctgaagaagaaaagaaactgtggaaaaagttTTCGGACCAACAGAGTCAACAACTGAGATCCGCACCTGAACATGCAGGTCTTCTTCAGGGAGCACCAGCGGTTCAGCTCTTTGTCGTTTGCgcttaaaatctgcaaaaagaagaagaagcagcagcacTTTATTATTCATCAAAGTCCACTTCAAACCTGCAGCGGCTGCAGAACGGCTGCAGCTCAGAGAGAAGATTAAAGGGAGATCATTCCCTGGTCAGAGCTCTCCCCGGAGGGAAGCAATACCAGATCAGCCCTCACAGCTCATCATGGCAGCGACGTTGgacaaaaaacccaaaccttTATGGACAATTTCAGCACAGCTGGAACATCAGtggtccatgtttttttttttttttagaaactacCTAATGGGATGCAGCTTTTCTTGATATGATAGGATGTCAGTAAACtaactgtttttcaaaaattgGTAAATAAGCAGAAAAAGTCTGGATTATATTGTCGGGTATGAATCTAGACACAAAGGGGGGCATAACAGACCCTTCCCTGTAAATGAAAATATCCATTTGTGTTGAATTTTGTCGagtgaaatataaaataagaCAGAACTTTCCTCCAGC includes:
- the spc24 gene encoding kinetochore protein Spc24, whose amino-acid sequence is MAQGHKFQDLEETGEALVAFINSSQPETLRQVKAEHQALFDRHTETRRIVTQILKDVVQIEEDAGQRLLDMEEEKHLRDQELRSLEEQLSQLTAKSQTSDSEIQFLQNELERLKSSENELETLQNEVDEDTTEVIPSAVHVAQLYYLVTKIKWEYDTQPNILKGVHYGAELATPIHIDTSTRSRIDISDQLWGFVSSQW